Proteins encoded in a region of the Paramagnetospirillum magneticum AMB-1 genome:
- the coaD gene encoding pantetheine-phosphate adenylyltransferase → MPKRVGLYPGTFDPVTNGHMDIVARAARVVDHLIVAVAANAGKGPLFTLEERVAMAELEMAELAQSIGASIEVRSFDTLLVDFTAGCGANLIVRGLRAVSDFEYEFQMAGMNARLSPDIETIFLMASERCQFISSRFVKEIGRLGGDISQFVSPRVKAQLDEKFGFSA, encoded by the coding sequence ATGCCTAAGCGCGTCGGTCTTTATCCCGGGACCTTCGACCCGGTGACCAACGGCCACATGGACATCGTCGCCCGGGCCGCCCGGGTGGTCGATCACCTGATCGTCGCCGTGGCCGCCAATGCCGGCAAGGGGCCGCTGTTCACGCTGGAGGAACGGGTGGCCATGGCCGAGTTGGAAATGGCCGAACTGGCTCAATCCATCGGCGCAAGCATCGAGGTTCGCTCCTTCGACACCTTGCTGGTGGATTTCACCGCGGGTTGCGGCGCCAACCTGATCGTGCGCGGCCTGCGCGCCGTGTCGGACTTTGAATACGAATTCCAGATGGCGGGCATGAATGCGCGGCTGTCCCCCGACATCGAGACCATCTTTCTGATGGCCTCGGAGCGCTGCCAGTTCATTTCATCCCGTTTCGTCAAGGAAATCGGCCGCCTGGGCGGCGACATCTCTCAGTTCGTCAGCCCGCGCGTCAAGGCGCAGCTTGATGAAAAATTCGGCTTCTCGGCTTAA
- a CDS encoding BON domain-containing protein, whose product MRRLVVILAAIVAAQPAQAQLMDVLTAPKTLIDRAIEARSASDIAKDNLIVAKVNGYMGKHTTIKASTEIYEQRLLITGLFDDKSTYDQFQQDVRSIEGVKKLYWHVTYLPKDDPKRKTLPSWADTVEMGIKAQGRLIGTKGVADVNFRTTVDSYGNLYVIGRARSQEEAKKAVSRLREGEGIRKVVNYIDVRP is encoded by the coding sequence ATGCGCCGTCTCGTCGTCATCCTTGCCGCCATCGTCGCCGCCCAGCCGGCCCAGGCGCAGTTGATGGATGTGCTGACCGCCCCGAAGACTCTCATCGACCGGGCCATCGAGGCGCGCTCGGCTTCGGACATCGCCAAGGACAATCTGATCGTCGCCAAGGTCAACGGCTATATGGGCAAGCACACGACCATCAAGGCGTCCACGGAGATCTACGAGCAGCGCCTTCTGATCACCGGCCTGTTCGACGATAAGTCGACCTACGATCAGTTCCAGCAGGATGTGCGGAGCATCGAAGGCGTTAAGAAGCTTTACTGGCACGTGACCTACCTGCCCAAGGACGACCCCAAGCGCAAGACCCTGCCCAGTTGGGCGGATACGGTGGAGATGGGGATCAAGGCCCAGGGCCGGCTGATCGGCACCAAGGGCGTCGCCGACGTCAATTTCCGCACCACCGTGGATTCCTACGGCAATCTCTACGTCATCGGCCGGGCCCGCTCGCAGGAAGAGGCCAAAAAGGCCGTTTCCCGCCTGAGGGAAGGCGAGGGTATCCGCAAAGTCGTCAACTATATCGATGTCAGGCCCTGA
- a CDS encoding peptidylprolyl isomerase, protein MLKRLLIAVAALVLAAAHPALAADPENTLLLELPTGKVTIELRPDLAPKHVARVKELTRKGFYDGTVFHRVIPGFMAQGGDPTGTGTGGSGVKLRAEFTGEPFVRGVVGMARSASPDSADSQFFIMFGSAPSLDGRYTAIGRVVDGMESVDRIKAGDPGDNGIVSKPDKLIRMQVLADVKK, encoded by the coding sequence ATGCTGAAGCGTTTGCTGATTGCCGTCGCTGCCCTGGTCCTGGCCGCCGCCCATCCGGCCCTGGCCGCCGATCCGGAAAATACCCTGCTGCTGGAACTTCCCACTGGCAAAGTGACCATCGAACTGCGCCCCGATCTGGCCCCAAAGCACGTGGCCCGCGTCAAGGAGCTGACCCGCAAGGGGTTCTATGACGGCACGGTATTCCACCGCGTCATTCCCGGCTTCATGGCTCAGGGCGGCGACCCCACCGGCACCGGCACCGGTGGGTCCGGCGTCAAGCTGCGGGCGGAATTCACGGGCGAGCCCTTCGTACGCGGTGTGGTGGGCATGGCCCGTTCGGCAAGCCCGGACAGCGCCGATTCCCAGTTCTTCATCATGTTCGGCTCGGCCCCCAGCCTGGACGGCCGCTATACCGCCATCGGCCGCGTGGTGGACGGCATGGAAAGCGTCGACCGCATCAAGGCGGGCGATCCGGGCGACAACGGCATCGTTTCCAAGCCTGATAAGCTGATCCGCATGCAGGTTCTGGCCGACGTCAAGAAATAG
- a CDS encoding peptidylprolyl isomerase: protein MDLENTLYLDLKDGRVVIELRPDLAPNHVARIKELARAKFYDGIKFHRVIEGFMAQTGCPLGTGTGGSGTKLKAEFNAGKHVRGTCSMARAQSPDSADSQFFICFDTQSYLDRQYTIWGQVVEGMDLVDNIKKGAPRSGAVTDPDCIVTLRVAADAEG from the coding sequence GTGGATCTGGAAAACACCCTGTATCTCGACCTGAAGGACGGCCGCGTCGTCATTGAACTGCGCCCCGACCTCGCCCCCAATCACGTGGCCCGCATCAAGGAACTGGCGCGCGCCAAGTTCTATGACGGCATCAAGTTTCATCGGGTGATCGAGGGCTTCATGGCCCAGACTGGCTGCCCGCTGGGCACCGGCACCGGTGGCTCGGGCACCAAGCTAAAGGCGGAGTTCAATGCCGGCAAGCATGTGCGCGGCACCTGCTCCATGGCCCGCGCCCAGTCGCCCGACAGCGCCGATTCCCAGTTTTTCATCTGCTTTGACACCCAGTCCTACCTGGACCGCCAGTACACCATCTGGGGCCAGGTGGTCGAAGGCATGGATCTGGTGGACAACATCAAGAAGGGCGCACCGCGCTCGGGGGCGGTCACCGATCCCGATTGCATCGTCACGCTCCGTGTCGCTGCTGATGCTGAGGGTTGA
- a CDS encoding transglutaminase-like domain-containing protein has translation MTVDPRALQPSRFIQSDDPAIVAFAHEAAAGATDRLDAAIRLYYAVRDAVIYDPYVRFNAPETYSAAHVLAKGSGFCIPKAALLTACARAMGIPARIGFADVRNHLATPKLLEKNGGDVFRWHAFAEIMAEDAWVKATPAFNLALCEKFGVHPLEWDGKNDSVFHPFDKQDRRHMEYVAQHGSFWDVPYDEITETYRRHCPLLMTDDPWDKGADFAAEAKAPG, from the coding sequence ATGACCGTCGATCCCCGCGCCCTGCAGCCCTCCCGGTTCATCCAGAGCGATGACCCGGCTATCGTCGCCTTCGCCCATGAGGCCGCCGCCGGCGCCACCGACCGCCTGGACGCCGCCATCCGGCTCTATTACGCGGTGCGCGACGCGGTGATCTACGACCCCTATGTGCGCTTCAACGCGCCGGAGACCTATTCCGCCGCCCATGTCCTGGCCAAGGGCAGCGGTTTTTGCATCCCCAAGGCGGCCTTGCTGACGGCTTGCGCCCGCGCCATGGGAATTCCGGCCCGCATCGGCTTTGCCGATGTGCGCAACCACCTGGCGACGCCGAAGCTGTTGGAAAAGAACGGTGGCGACGTATTCCGCTGGCATGCCTTCGCCGAGATCATGGCGGAAGACGCGTGGGTCAAGGCCACCCCCGCCTTCAACCTGGCGCTTTGCGAGAAGTTCGGCGTCCATCCCCTTGAATGGGATGGGAAAAACGACTCTGTTTTCCACCCCTTTGACAAGCAGGACCGCCGCCATATGGAGTATGTGGCCCAGCACGGCAGCTTCTGGGACGTCCCCTATGACGAGATCACCGAGACCTATCGCCGGCACTGCCCGTTGCTGATGACCGACGACCCCTGGGACAAGGGCGCCGATTTCGCCGCCGAGGCCAAGGCGCCGGGATGA
- a CDS encoding DMT family transporter: protein MRDHAWTRAMPGVFVLLWSTGFIGAKYGLPYAEPFTFLVLRFVIVIILLGAVVGLCRARFPTDPKLWLHLAVSGLLVHAIYLGGVFAAIRLGVPSGLTALVAGLQPLLTAAVVGPLLGETVGPRQWGGLALGLVGVALVLSTRLTGVSFDGFGWDGMAFAVAALLGITGGTLYQKRFCTGMDLRTGTLIQYSAALAVTAPVALATETMSIQWTLPFILALGWLVLVLSLGAISLLMTLIRLGEAAKVASFFYLVPPMTALLAWLLFDEALTPVALAGMAATAVGVALVVRK, encoded by the coding sequence ATGCGGGACCACGCCTGGACCAGGGCCATGCCGGGCGTGTTCGTTCTGCTGTGGAGCACCGGCTTCATCGGCGCCAAGTATGGACTTCCTTATGCCGAGCCCTTCACCTTCCTGGTGTTGCGCTTCGTCATCGTCATCATCCTGCTGGGGGCCGTGGTCGGACTGTGCCGCGCGCGGTTCCCGACCGATCCCAAGCTGTGGCTGCATCTTGCCGTGTCGGGACTGCTGGTGCATGCCATCTACCTTGGAGGCGTCTTCGCCGCCATCCGTCTGGGGGTGCCCTCCGGTCTCACCGCCTTGGTGGCCGGGCTGCAGCCGCTGTTGACCGCCGCCGTGGTGGGGCCGCTGCTGGGCGAGACGGTCGGCCCCCGCCAGTGGGGCGGCCTCGCCCTTGGTCTGGTAGGCGTTGCCCTGGTGCTGTCCACCCGGTTGACGGGGGTAAGCTTCGACGGATTCGGCTGGGACGGCATGGCCTTCGCCGTGGCGGCCCTGCTGGGCATCACCGGCGGCACTCTTTATCAGAAGCGCTTCTGCACGGGCATGGACCTGCGCACCGGCACGCTGATCCAATATTCGGCCGCCCTGGCGGTGACGGCTCCGGTGGCGCTGGCCACCGAGACTATGTCCATCCAATGGACTCTGCCCTTCATCCTGGCGCTGGGTTGGCTGGTGCTGGTGCTGTCCCTGGGCGCCATCAGCCTGCTGATGACCCTGATCCGGCTGGGCGAGGCCGCCAAGGTGGCCAGCTTCTTCTACCTGGTGCCACCCATGACGGCGCTGCTGGCCTGGCTGCTGTTCGACGAGGCCCTGACGCCGGTCGCCTTGGCCGGCATGGCGGCCACGGCCGTCGGCGTGGCGCTGGTGGTGCGGAAGTAG
- the mazG gene encoding nucleoside triphosphate pyrophosphohydrolase gives MSQDKPIDRLLAIMARLRSPQGGCPWDLEQTFATIAPYTIEEAYEVAEAIEHGDMPQLKDELGDLLFQVVFYAQMAKENGDFDFDAIASAISDKMIRRHPHVFVEDDGRDSAGQVEAWEETKARERAAKAKGANMGVLDGVARTLPPMTRALKLQNRAARVGFDWDRPETILDKLAEEAQEIAEEIRAEAPFDRLEDEMGDVLFVCVNLARKLNIDPERALKRANAKFERRFRHIETELNATGRTPQAATLDEMEALWQAAKTLEKAGGHGGG, from the coding sequence ATGAGCCAGGACAAGCCCATCGACCGATTGCTGGCCATCATGGCCCGCCTGCGCTCCCCCCAGGGCGGCTGTCCCTGGGATCTGGAGCAGACCTTCGCCACCATCGCCCCCTACACCATCGAGGAAGCCTACGAGGTGGCCGAAGCCATCGAGCATGGCGACATGCCCCAGTTGAAGGATGAACTGGGCGACCTGCTGTTCCAGGTGGTGTTCTACGCCCAGATGGCCAAGGAGAACGGCGATTTCGATTTCGACGCCATCGCCTCGGCCATCTCCGACAAGATGATCCGTCGCCATCCCCATGTGTTCGTCGAGGATGACGGCCGGGATTCCGCCGGTCAGGTGGAGGCCTGGGAGGAGACCAAGGCCCGTGAGCGTGCCGCCAAGGCGAAGGGCGCCAACATGGGCGTCCTGGACGGCGTGGCCCGCACCCTGCCCCCCATGACCCGCGCCCTGAAGCTGCAGAACCGCGCCGCCCGCGTCGGCTTCGACTGGGACCGGCCCGAGACCATCCTCGACAAGCTGGCCGAGGAAGCCCAGGAAATCGCCGAGGAAATTCGCGCCGAGGCGCCCTTCGATCGGCTGGAGGACGAGATGGGCGACGTTCTGTTCGTCTGCGTCAATCTCGCCCGCAAGCTGAACATCGACCCGGAACGCGCCCTGAAGCGCGCCAACGCCAAGTTCGAACGCCGCTTTCGTCATATCGAGACGGAATTGAACGCCACCGGCCGCACGCCCCAAGCCGCCACCCTCGACGAGATGGAGGCACTGTGGCAGGCTGCCAAGACCTTGGAGAAGGCCGGAGGGCATGGTGGCGGGTGA
- a CDS encoding HTH domain-containing protein codes for MDLFDLMSQGREDKALDRLEGMLALYESETEAEQDEALERARAFCDLEWGSYPAGLDILARRWARRTGDGAEAAMQALRLHEEGAKPGAIIRAVRLRRLRELSRMDEREMLIARHGSVEAVLRPTEFEEIFVAAGEGCDTAAALDAAVAAAHPMPASVEAAREECLRWDARLRQMELVSDTETLPPALPPACAARRRQVEAAWGRGRPAVTIADFSARLEFWSGRGGDDCSGYGILVADFQALSKALSTRAPGQSTKDRARALKQANPEWSLARIGKELGISRQAVHKHLKASTK; via the coding sequence ATGGACCTTTTCGATCTGATGAGCCAGGGGCGGGAGGATAAGGCCCTCGACCGCCTGGAGGGGATGCTGGCCCTCTACGAATCCGAGACCGAGGCCGAGCAAGACGAGGCGCTGGAGCGGGCGCGGGCGTTCTGCGATCTGGAATGGGGCAGCTATCCCGCCGGATTGGACATTCTGGCGCGCCGTTGGGCCCGGCGCACCGGCGATGGCGCGGAGGCCGCCATGCAGGCCCTGCGCCTGCACGAGGAGGGGGCCAAGCCCGGAGCCATCATTCGTGCGGTGCGCCTGCGCCGCCTGCGCGAACTCAGCCGCATGGACGAGCGGGAAATGCTGATCGCCCGCCATGGCAGTGTCGAAGCCGTGCTGCGGCCCACGGAGTTCGAGGAAATCTTCGTCGCGGCGGGTGAGGGGTGCGATACCGCCGCGGCCCTGGACGCCGCGGTGGCAGCCGCACACCCCATGCCCGCCAGCGTCGAGGCTGCGCGAGAGGAATGCCTTCGTTGGGATGCGCGGCTGCGGCAAATGGAACTGGTCTCGGACACCGAGACCCTCCCGCCGGCCCTCCCACCGGCCTGTGCCGCCCGCCGGCGGCAGGTGGAGGCCGCCTGGGGCAGGGGCCGGCCGGCCGTGACCATAGCCGACTTTTCCGCTCGCCTGGAATTCTGGTCCGGACGAGGCGGCGATGATTGCAGCGGCTACGGCATCCTGGTCGCCGATTTCCAAGCCTTGTCCAAGGCATTGAGCACCCGGGCGCCGGGACAATCCACCAAGGACCGGGCCCGCGCCCTGAAGCAGGCCAATCCCGAATGGTCCTTGGCTCGCATCGGCAAGGAGCTGGGAATCTCGCGCCAGGCGGTCCACAAGCACCTCAAGGCATCGACCAAATAG
- a CDS encoding SDR family NAD(P)-dependent oxidoreductase yields the protein MWKNRTVLVTGATAGFGAATARRFAAAGANMVICGRRTERLEALKAELGGVPCHAATLDVRDGAAVAAFAAALPWPVDVLVNNAGLALGLEPAQAADLNDWETMIDTNIKGLMYMTRAILPGMVERNRGHVVNISSVAGTYPYPGGNMYGATKAAVTQFSLNLIADLVKTKVRVTNIEPGMCGGSEFSQVRFHGDAEKAAKVYEGTEPLTAEDIAEAVFWSASLPAHVNINRIEMMPVCQASAAFAVHRS from the coding sequence ATGTGGAAGAACCGCACCGTGCTGGTCACCGGCGCCACCGCCGGTTTCGGCGCCGCCACCGCCCGACGCTTTGCCGCCGCCGGTGCCAATATGGTGATCTGCGGCCGCCGCACCGAGCGCCTGGAGGCTCTCAAGGCCGAACTGGGGGGCGTTCCCTGCCACGCCGCGACCTTGGATGTTCGCGATGGCGCCGCCGTGGCGGCCTTTGCCGCCGCCCTGCCCTGGCCGGTGGACGTCCTGGTCAACAATGCCGGCCTGGCCTTGGGGCTGGAACCGGCCCAGGCCGCTGACCTGAACGACTGGGAAACCATGATCGACACCAATATCAAGGGCCTGATGTACATGACCCGCGCCATCCTGCCCGGTATGGTGGAGCGCAACCGGGGTCATGTGGTCAATATCAGCTCGGTCGCCGGGACCTATCCCTATCCCGGCGGCAACATGTATGGCGCCACCAAGGCCGCCGTCACCCAGTTCTCGCTGAATCTCATCGCCGATCTGGTCAAGACCAAGGTGCGGGTGACCAATATCGAGCCCGGCATGTGCGGCGGCAGCGAGTTCTCCCAGGTGCGGTTCCATGGCGACGCCGAAAAAGCCGCCAAGGTCTATGAAGGCACCGAGCCCCTGACCGCCGAAGACATCGCCGAGGCGGTGTTCTGGTCGGCCTCCCTGCCCGCCCACGTCAACATCAACCGCATCGAGATGATGCCGGTTTGTCAGGCTTCGGCGGCCTTCGCGGTTCACCGCTCTTAA
- the gyrA gene encoding DNA gyrase subunit A: MTTLPASPQFDITPVTIEDEMKRSYLDYAMSVIVSRALPDVRDGLKPVHRRILFAMNEAGYHFNKPFRKSARIVGDVMGKYHPHGDSAIYDAMVRMAQNFSMRLPLVDGQGNFGSMDGDPPAAMRYTEARLARSAHSLLEDIDKETVDFQANYDESTHEPMVLPARYPNLLVNGAGGIAVGMATNIPPHNLGEVIDACCAYIDDPEVTVERLMELVPGPDFPTGGTILGRAGIRAAQLTGRGSVVMRGRVHIEEVRKDREAIVVTEIPYQVNKARMLEQIAELVRDKKIEGISDLRDESDRDGVRMVVEIKRDAIAEVVLAQLYRFTPLQTSFGVNSLALNGGRPEMMTLRDIIVAFIAFREEVITRRTIFELGKARDRAHVLAGLAIAVANIDEVIRLIRAAPDPGEAREKLMTRAWPVGDVEPLIRLIDEPGRAIEDGCYRLSEVQAKAILDLRLHRLTGLERDKIGDELREIGHQIEAYLLILSSRPRLMEVMRGELMEIREQFATPRRTTIEENEFEADIEDLIAREDMVVTVTNTGYIKRVPLSAYRAQKRGGKGRSGMNIKDEDFLTQVFVVNTHTPVLFFSSTGIAYKLKVYRLPLGNPQARGKAMVNLLPLDDGETISTIMPLPEDETTWGDLHVMFVTSKGDVRRNPLSDFTEVRANGKIAMKLGEGERLISVQTCSAESDDVLLATHRGKAIRFPVQDVREFKSRDSTGVRGIRLDGEDEVISMSILRHTDYDSETRDAFLKGDLPADQMDKMVAEQQFILTVTENGFGKRTSAFEYRITGRGGSGIANLDMTAKTGLVVASFPVNHEDDIMLVSDGGKLIRMPVDDIRIAGRKTQGVTLLRTAENERVVSAARLCDIGSNGDEPDETDEGAGDAAEDMAGGEDA, encoded by the coding sequence TTGACCACGCTCCCTGCGTCGCCACAATTCGACATTACTCCCGTCACCATCGAAGACGAGATGAAGCGCTCCTACCTCGATTACGCCATGAGCGTGATCGTCAGTCGTGCGCTTCCCGACGTCCGCGACGGGTTGAAACCGGTCCACCGCCGCATTCTGTTCGCCATGAATGAGGCGGGCTACCACTTCAACAAGCCCTTCCGAAAGTCGGCCCGCATCGTCGGCGACGTCATGGGTAAGTATCACCCCCATGGCGATTCGGCCATTTACGACGCCATGGTCCGCATGGCCCAGAATTTCTCCATGCGGCTGCCGCTGGTGGACGGGCAGGGCAATTTCGGCTCCATGGACGGCGATCCGCCGGCGGCCATGCGCTATACCGAGGCCCGTCTGGCCCGCTCGGCCCATTCCCTGCTCGAGGATATCGACAAGGAAACCGTCGACTTCCAGGCCAATTACGACGAATCCACCCATGAGCCCATGGTGTTGCCGGCCCGGTATCCCAACCTGCTGGTCAATGGCGCCGGTGGTATCGCCGTGGGTATGGCCACCAACATCCCGCCCCACAATCTGGGCGAGGTGATCGACGCCTGCTGCGCCTATATCGATGACCCGGAAGTGACGGTCGAACGGCTGATGGAACTGGTTCCCGGCCCCGACTTTCCCACGGGCGGCACCATTCTCGGCCGTGCTGGCATCCGTGCCGCGCAGTTGACGGGCAGGGGCTCGGTGGTGATGCGCGGGCGCGTGCATATCGAGGAGGTCCGCAAGGACCGCGAGGCCATCGTCGTCACCGAGATTCCCTATCAGGTGAACAAGGCCCGCATGCTCGAGCAGATCGCCGAGCTGGTCCGCGACAAGAAGATCGAGGGCATCTCCGACCTGCGCGACGAATCCGACCGCGACGGCGTCCGGATGGTGGTGGAGATCAAGCGCGACGCCATCGCCGAGGTGGTGCTGGCGCAGCTTTACCGTTTCACGCCGCTGCAGACCAGCTTTGGCGTCAACTCGCTGGCGCTCAATGGTGGCCGCCCCGAGATGATGACCCTCAGGGACATCATCGTCGCCTTCATCGCCTTCCGCGAGGAGGTGATCACCCGCCGCACCATCTTCGAACTGGGCAAGGCCCGGGACCGCGCCCACGTCTTGGCCGGTCTGGCCATCGCCGTGGCCAATATCGACGAGGTGATCCGCCTGATCCGCGCCGCCCCCGATCCGGGCGAGGCGCGCGAGAAGCTGATGACCCGGGCCTGGCCGGTGGGCGACGTGGAGCCGCTGATCCGCCTGATCGACGAGCCCGGTCGCGCCATCGAGGACGGCTGTTACCGTCTGTCCGAGGTTCAGGCCAAGGCCATCCTGGATCTGCGCCTGCATCGCCTGACCGGCCTCGAGCGCGATAAGATCGGCGACGAACTGCGCGAGATCGGCCATCAGATCGAGGCATACCTGCTGATTCTGTCGTCGCGTCCCCGCCTGATGGAAGTGATGCGCGGCGAGTTGATGGAGATCCGCGAGCAGTTCGCCACGCCGCGTCGCACCACCATCGAGGAAAACGAGTTCGAGGCCGATATCGAAGACCTTATCGCCCGCGAGGATATGGTGGTGACGGTGACCAACACCGGCTACATCAAGCGGGTGCCGCTGTCGGCCTATCGCGCCCAGAAGCGCGGCGGCAAGGGCCGTTCCGGCATGAACATCAAGGACGAGGATTTCCTCACCCAGGTGTTCGTGGTCAACACCCACACGCCGGTGCTGTTCTTCTCGTCTACCGGCATCGCCTACAAGCTGAAGGTCTACCGCCTGCCGCTGGGCAATCCCCAGGCCCGCGGCAAGGCCATGGTCAATCTGCTGCCGCTGGATGATGGCGAGACCATCTCCACCATCATGCCCTTGCCCGAGGACGAGACCACCTGGGGCGACCTGCACGTCATGTTCGTCACCTCCAAGGGCGACGTGCGGCGCAATCCGCTGTCCGACTTCACCGAGGTGCGCGCCAACGGCAAGATCGCCATGAAGCTGGGCGAGGGCGAGCGGCTGATCTCGGTGCAGACCTGTTCGGCCGAAAGCGACGACGTGCTGCTGGCCACCCACCGGGGCAAGGCCATCCGCTTCCCGGTGCAGGACGTGCGCGAGTTCAAGAGCCGCGATTCCACCGGCGTGCGCGGCATCCGGCTGGATGGGGAGGACGAGGTCATCTCCATGTCCATCCTGCGCCACACCGACTACGATTCCGAAACCCGCGACGCCTTCCTCAAGGGCGACCTGCCGGCCGATCAGATGGACAAGATGGTCGCCGAGCAGCAATTCATCCTGACCGTCACCGAAAACGGCTTCGGCAAGCGCACCTCGGCCTTCGAGTACCGCATCACCGGTCGCGGCGGTTCGGGTATCGCCAACCTGGACATGACCGCCAAGACCGGTCTGGTGGTGGCGTCCTTCCCCGTCAACCACGAGGATGACATCATGCTGGTCAGCGATGGTGGCAAGCTGATCCGCATGCCGGTGGACGACATCCGCATCGCCGGGCGCAAGACCCAGGGCGTGACCCTGCTGCGCACCGCCGAGAATGAGCGGGTGGTATCGGCGGCCAGACTGTGCGATATCGGAAGCAATGGCGACGAGCCCGACGAGACGGACGAGGGAGCCGGGGATGCAGCCGAGGATATGGCGGGAGGCGAGGATGCCTAA